In a single window of the Saccharothrix australiensis genome:
- a CDS encoding acyl-CoA dehydrogenase family protein, translated as MTDFVESAERRALRAAVADLAAGYGPEYFTAKARAGEKTDELWADAGRLGYLGVAVPEEYGGGGGGIGDLAAVCEELAAAGCPLLLMVVSPAICATVIARFGTDAQRRRWLPGFATGAVKMGFAITEPDAGSNAHRITTAVRRDGDEWVLSGGKHYISGVDEVAAVLVVARHVDRVGRRLLPSLVVVPTDAPGFAHHHIPMEVVSPEKQFTCFFDDVRLPSDALVGAEDAGLAQLFAGLNPERIMAASLATGMARRALDQATAYARSRTVWDTPIGAHQGVAHPLAQCAIQVELARLMTQKAAALYDAGEDRAAGEAANMAKYAAGEAVAATVDQAIQVHGGNGLSSEYGLGALLAASRLSRIAPVSREMILNFVAQHTLGLPRSY; from the coding sequence GTGACCGACTTCGTGGAGAGCGCCGAGCGGCGGGCGCTGCGGGCGGCCGTCGCCGACCTGGCCGCCGGGTACGGGCCGGAGTACTTCACGGCCAAGGCGCGGGCCGGGGAGAAGACCGACGAGCTGTGGGCCGACGCCGGCCGCCTCGGCTACCTCGGCGTGGCCGTGCCGGAGGAGTACGGCGGCGGTGGCGGCGGGATCGGCGACCTCGCGGCGGTGTGCGAGGAGCTGGCCGCCGCGGGGTGCCCCCTGCTGCTGATGGTGGTGTCGCCGGCCATCTGCGCGACCGTCATCGCCCGGTTCGGCACGGACGCGCAGCGGCGGCGCTGGCTGCCCGGCTTCGCCACCGGCGCGGTGAAGATGGGGTTCGCCATCACCGAGCCCGACGCCGGCTCGAACGCGCACCGGATCACCACCGCCGTCCGCCGCGACGGCGACGAGTGGGTGCTGTCCGGCGGCAAGCACTACATCTCCGGCGTGGACGAGGTGGCGGCCGTGCTCGTCGTGGCCAGGCACGTCGACCGCGTCGGGCGGCGGCTGCTGCCGTCGCTGGTGGTCGTGCCGACCGACGCGCCCGGCTTCGCCCACCACCACATCCCGATGGAGGTCGTGTCGCCGGAGAAGCAGTTCACCTGCTTCTTCGACGACGTGCGCCTGCCGTCCGACGCGCTGGTGGGCGCCGAGGACGCCGGGTTGGCCCAGCTGTTCGCCGGGCTCAACCCGGAACGGATCATGGCGGCGTCGCTGGCGACCGGCATGGCCCGCCGCGCCCTCGACCAGGCGACCGCCTACGCCCGGAGCCGCACCGTCTGGGACACCCCGATCGGCGCGCACCAGGGCGTGGCGCACCCGCTGGCGCAGTGCGCGATCCAGGTCGAACTCGCTCGGCTGATGACCCAGAAGGCCGCGGCTCTCTACGACGCTGGAGAAGACCGGGCTGCGGGGGAGGCGGCCAACATGGCCAAGTACGCGGCGGGGGAGGCGGTCGCGGCGACGGTGGACCAGGCCATCCAGGTGCACGGTGGCAACGGGTTGTCCTCCGAGTACGGACTCGGGGCGCTGCTCGCCGCGTCCAGGTTGTCCCGGATCGCGCCGGTCAGCCGCGAGATGATCCTCAACTTCGTGGCGCAGCACACGCTGGGGCTGCCGCGCTCCTACTGA